The nucleotide sequence ACATAGGAATTCTTTTCAGTCAGTCCTTTATTCTAGTCCAAATATATTTGAGtcccaaaattattattaaatCCAAACTTTCATCCATAACCATCCTAATCCTACACAACTCTAGTCCAGAATAGTTTAATCCCACATCGATAGCCTAATGAAAGAGAAGGTTAAGTCTAGCAACCTATAAATTCTCATTTAGGAATGACTTCTGCCTTGCTGCTTCAAATTTCAAAATGCAAAAGCttcttgaaattttttaaaaatttccacaaacaAGACTTGCTCCCTTCAACTCaacataaattatttttagcaTAAAATAGGACTTAAATTATATACTCGGACAGTGTGGTAATTTTATTATGGCGAGTGTAATTTAATCTTGTACAAAGTTTACTtgcttaaataaaaatattttagtttgacaaaaaatataaaatttatttatatataatatgtatatgccagtatataatccatatataaaaatgaaaatcttaTAGAAATGTCCCAAATAAATTCTAACTTGCCAACCTCTAGCCATCaatcatagacttaccaaaactagtcaagcacatataaaaattaaaaaatcaaataaataagattttttctctccaaaaatcacacgcaaagatctccttccatattaTTAAGTGTGATCAACAATATTAGAAgcaagacggaaaggaaattttatggatgaggtagcaaacaaGGTGATGAGAAAAAGAGAATATTTTTCAATTGGTAttgttgaaatttattaaaaacaTATAGACGAGTCAGTATACAagttttgaggaagattggaggtgatttggtatcaaaattcgtagtttaAATCaagtttaaaaaattattttgtgacaTACGTATCACGCATGCAGATATACATGTGATTcaaatttgatacaaatatgatacttttgtgatacacaaatgatacacaatgtgatacacatattatttttttcatgttcatcttccacttcgaatttttaattcaaacaacctaaatactccaccaaatcatcccaaaactgactTCTTAAGATGTAccaaatttattttaataacACTCAATCAAAAGAAAGCACAAAATTGACTTTTTTTgggctacaaatagctaattggctaatattggtAATATTTGGCTaaaattagtaatattttatgaattgactaATTTTTGTAATAAGCTTATTATAAATAGACATAGctaattttatgaattttaggaacatttatttgaaagatattatgATATGTTAATATTTAGGTGCCGTAAATGTAATTAACTAATGTTGCTATCGTTTTGCAAATTTTCTTTAAATTCCAAATTCCTTCAAACGGGCCGGATCCAACCCAAACCGTAAAACAGTTGACCCAAATTGGACAATCAGCCCTCAACTTCCCGCCGTTAACTTTGCTCAGTTTCCTTCTCTTTCTGCAGCAAGCTCCTCACTTCCTTTCTCTGTATTATTCACTATCTCACGCTCAAAACCCTTTAAAGGTATAAATTTTAGTATGTGTTTTTACTGTCCATAGGATATTTTCTGCAACAAAAAGTGACCTCAACTGCACTAATTGAGTAATTTTATCTGTTTCTGGTTGGTCGTTGTGTTTATAATTGGATTTTTATtaaatagatttaaaaatattttggtgttcctttttaaaaaaaaattcagctgAAAAAGGAGCTTGATATGGAGGAagaaaaggaattgaagaaagagaagaaaaacatcCCTGTATTGCCATGGATGAGAAATCCAATTGATATTACTACCTTTGACCAATGCTCTCTCGATTTTGTGCCTTTTCTTGACCCCAGGTACACTTTAATCTTGAGAAACTGCTTATAGGTGCTGTCTTTTTAAATTAtagaatttgaatttttttaactAATCATGTTTCACAATCTATATGGcattgtatttattttgggatttctcAAAATGTTTGGTtccattttattatttgaaaaaaggTAAGTATTACTGACGTCAAAAGCTAGCACTAAGAAAAGTGCTGAAGTTACATCCAAAAGAAGCAAAAGTAAAAGTAAACAATGTCAATTTATACCCCTTCCCCGAAAAATTACACAGGTTAGGTATGTCAATTTTATTAATGTATAGTATATACTATGTTTTGGAATCCCCTTAGCTTCTTTGTGTGTATACTTCATTATATTGATACCCCTTGGTGAAATTCCTGGCTCTGCAACGGGCAGCGAGACAACTGCGGGGGCTGTTTTTCAGCATTTTTTTATAGAGGAAAGCAGAGTGTTTTGATTGAAAGAAGCTCAATTCAGATCCTGAATATAGGTGTTTAGGCGTACTTACAGTTTCATGTAATTTACAGGATATATATATGATGAAATAGGCAATAGGCATGACTGACTTTATTAGCTCACTACAGAAGTGACTTTGTATAGAGGGGCCtatccttttttgtttttgtgcagGAGGCCTTTCAATTTGTAAAGTTCAGTACTAGCGTAGTACTTGACTATTTTTTGCTACCAATAAAATTTACTCACTGATCAAATAAAAAGTAAATCCTGTCTATCTATGCAAAAGATTCTATGAACGGTAACCGGGTGTCTGCATTTTCAGCTACATTCATGTTACACCAGCTTTTGGTTCCATGTTGTTAGTGCTGTAATTTCTATAGCTTTTACCAGTTCTTTTAAGCAGGTAAATTAGAGGTTAATATTAGTAATGCATCCAgtagatgccaaaatttgaacagTGAGCAAAAGATTGGTTAGCTCCTTTTCAGTGGATCTCCTATATGCATTCGAAGGAATTAacagagtaaaaaaaaaaaaaactcattgaaACTATTTCCAGAGTGAAGATTAGTAGATTACTCCAAGAAAACAGGTTCAAGACGCATCTATGGTTCGTCTCATGGACCAAAAAAAGCATGCTGGTATCATCTGCCAAAGTTTcggaatttatttatttactttccACTGTCCCAGGCACCTATATACATCTCTAACACTGTAAACTAGACACCGGGAATGCACAATCAAAACGAATTGCTTAGTTTCCGGTGGATGAAACTGTTTGGTCGCATACCTTAATGTACATCCTATTCAAGTTATAGGACTGGAGTAGATTATAACAAGTTTCAATCTACTGGCATGCATTACTTATTTCTTACAAAGTCGTGGAAAGAAATATTAGGGAATGCTACACAAGCATACATGCAAAGTATTCCTAAAATTTGATTTGACTGACCTGATCAATTTAGGTTACAAAATAGGAGTATACTTCCTCGCAGTCAATTTGATTATCATTTCATGCTTTCGTTGTTGGTGAAAATTGCTACCTGACCTAAATAACGCTCCCTAATCCCTTCGCAAAAGAAAAAGGTGTTTCATTCCTCCGTGAAAAGGAAATGAGCAGAATGAAAATTATAGTTAACCTTTCATCTCACTTTTGAAGTTAAAATTCATTTTTCATCCCAGATATCGTCAGTTTATTACTTTCAAAGCGTTACTGTCTATAAATTTCTGCAGTTGAAACATAGTTGCAATACCTTTTGCCTTCGTGACACTGCATACTGGAGTTCTTACACTTCCACTTCAACTTGTTCTTACCCCTACATGTTTCTTCACTAGGTTAGTGGTGGCTTTGAAGAATATGAGCATCACTTCACTCTTTCCTGTGCAACTTGCTGTCTGGCAAGAGACAATTGGACCTGGCTCATTTGAACGAGACCTTTGTATAAATTCACCTACTGGGAGCGGAAAAACTCTTGCTTATGCGTTACCAATTGTTCAGATGTTGTCTACACGTGCTGTAAAATGTCTTCGTGCACTAGTGGTCTTGCCTACCAGAGACCTCGCTTTGCAGGTTATTCACCTTGattttttagttttagttttggAAAATGTGCAGTGCATAATTACTCAGATTCTCAATTACCTGTAAATCTTTGCTCCATTTCTAACTTTGCCTCCAGTTTTGGCTTTCTCTTTTTTGATAGGTACGTCGATGATCCTAGGTTTTCTTTGCCTTAGAACTATAACTTTATGCTACCGATCACCCAAAACCGAAAAACTAAAAGTTTATGCTTTTCCTGAAAGTCCTTTTACTAGCAATCTAATAATTTGTTGGAATTTTTTCTTGGTACCTCAGAGGCTTTAAAAATAGACGTCTACATTTTCACCTGCACATGCGAATATAGACGTATCTACATTTCCACTtgcacattatatatatatatatagactctatATTTGCACTTTAACATGCAAATACAGATAACTAACTTCTCGGAAGAAGGTTATGTTGTTATCATTTGTTTCTGTTTTCAGGTCAAAGAGGTCTTCTCTGCTCTTGCACCTGCAGTAGGTTTGTCCGTCGGCTTGGCAGTTGGTCAGTCATCAATTTCGGATGAAATTTCTGAGCTCATCAAGAAACCTAATGTTGAGTATGGCATATGTTATGATCCTGAAGAATTCTCATACGAGTTACAAAGTGCAGTAGACATATTAGTGGCAACACCTGGAAGACTGATGGACCACATCAGTAACACTGATGGTTTTACCCTTAAGCATCTATGCTATCTTGTAAGCTGCTTATTTAGTTGCTTAGAATTTCTTAGTATGTATATTTACACCAGTCCCCAAGTCTTATCTTTTTCTTGCCATTAATTGAATCCTACCATATTGGTATAAGTATGTCCGTATTATCATATCGTGGCATAAAGCATTTCTGTCTGTGAGTATCTTGCTCATCTTAAGAAGCTAAGTGTCCCAGCTAACTTTTGCTTTACCTTAGGGTCTGGTATCTCATTAGTCTATAAGGCCACTAGCAAAACCAGGCACTGGAAAGTGAGAAGTACCTTTTGATAATTTGGAATGAATTTTGCTAGAAATAGGGTGATGCCAACTTAAGTACAAACAGACCACAAAAGTGCATGCTTTAGCAGCACATGTGCTGGTTATTTGTCTTTACATTAGTAGCTTTCTAATGTCACCATAACCACCTGAACTTGATATTTTTCCACCATCTTCATTTATATCGATAAATTGATCAATCAGTAATAGCTGTACATGAAAGAAATAGGAGAGCTATTGAAGCAAAAGAGCTGGATTTGTACATCTGAGAAATAGTTTCCTGTTTTAATGTCTTTTTGGTGCACCTGTGAGGTGTCTTTTGCAGAGAATCATATCTTTCAGTAAACTCTCTACTTTTTGGTACACCTTTTGTATATGGGAGCTTTCTCATTAACAATTAAGTTATATTTActcgatttaaaaaaaaaatcaatgtatTTGTTATCTATTTGCTTCAATGCCTCCTTCCTATTTGAAAAGGAAAACATAGAATGCTAGCAACTCGAACAACTAAGATTTATTTCAACTTAATCATTAAACTTCAAGTGGTAGTAGTAGGTCTTGTGAGTATGGGGCACACACTTTGATATTGCTCGTTTGTTCTTTTTTAtgctttgttgaaaccatttgacttacatttttttgaaaagaaagttgAAGAACAAATAAGGAAAAGATCCTAATGGTTGACTTACATGGTATCATGTAGGTTGTTGATGAAACAGATAGGTTATTAAGGGAAGCTTATCAGTCCTGGCTGCCTACTGTCATTCAGCTGACCAGCTTTTCTATTGATGGGAACTTCCCTTCTGCTGATGATCTTCTTCCTTGCAGTTATGGTTCATTGAAGACAATAAGGAGAGTGTATGTTCTATGCCTATTCTCCCTCTTATGAATTGGTTAAATGTGGAATTCCTCTTAGATGCACATCTTTCCTCAGTCCTGATATGacatttttgatttttctaatCATACTAGAAGTAATTATCTGACTATTCAAGTCTGGTTTATTGCTTTATGACAATGCCACTATATCTTTGACTGTCAAACCCTTTCATTGTGGAGCTGCTAGTTCTTGTGATCATGAAAATGTATCCACTGTTTATCTGAAACTAAGGCTACGTAAGTATTTGCGTTAGTGGATGCAAGTTTGCTGGAAGGTTTGGACCTTTGATCAAGACATCAAGTGATGCTGGTTCATTGAGTTTGCTCCTTGGGGTCGAATAGGTTTTAGTGCACATAGGCATCTCACtgtcttgttttctttttgtccATTTCACGTGTGGGATTATTTTAAGCATAGCTTTAAAACTAATGCAGGGGCACAGAAAGAGGGTTCAAGGGCAAAGCCTATCCAAGGCTTGCAAAGATGGTTTTATCAGCCACACTAACACAAGACCCAAGTAAACTTGCTCAGCTTGATTTACATCATCCTCTTCTTTTGACGACTGGAGAAAGACGTTACCAGCTGCCTGAAGAACTCAAATCATTTAAAGTGGTGGGACTATGCTACTTGAATGAAATAATCTCTATTTTTACATTATCAGCTCTTTCCTGATGTGCCTGAAATGTGTTTACTATTGCATATAATTTATCTTAACGATTATTAGAACTCACTGTTGCCTAACCtatcaaaagaaaaacaaaaagtttGTTGTCTCCTAAGTCATAAGGGATTTACTAATTTAGCTATGTTATTTGGCGAGGAATTTTGTTTTGTGTTCTGAAGGTATGCTCACATAGCAGAAGTTACTGCTTCAGTGTAGTCTTTCTTTAAATCTCTGTTTGCAGCACCTTATTTTCTCTAAAAGCATTGGCTTAAACTGTCTTGAGTATTTACCTCATGGATTGTCTTTAGACACTCATACATGATTGTCTTCCCTACGTCTCCAAACCACTGTTATTAAAAACCATGACTTTGTTGCTTAAAGCGACAGCGTGATACAAAGTGAGAGTTTATCTAAAAGCCATCACTTCGTTGCTTCATGGGACGAAGTAATGCTGAGGGTTTATCTAAAAACATCACTTCATTGCTTAAAGCAACGGAGCAATGCGATGTGAGGGTTATCGCCTTATGAGGAAGCAATGTGCTTCAGAAAGTAATTTATCCAGCGAGAAGCAATTCGACTGACATTgaaagatgaaaaagaaaaaagccaTTCTTTTCATCCTTTTCCCCCCAGTTTTAAAAAAGggaggaaaagaaataaagaataggGCTTTTTTGCTATTTGAGTGTGAGGACTCCTCTCTAAATTACATTTTAATGATGTTTAATTTGAGCTGTTGGATAAATATTTTCATTGTCGGATACTGGATGCTGAATTTAGCAATTTCAATTGCAATTTAGTGTTACAAGTACTATATTCATGTATATCAGGTATGTGTTCAATTTGAAAAAGTCTGCACCTCACTTCTCACTTTTCGATCCCATTGGAATTGCTGTTATTTTTTCATCCTTTGCTTTTGAAGACACTGTTCTTCTCTAGAAGATGATTGATATTGGTGATTTTACCTTCCTTCCGTGTAGATATGTCAATCGAAGCTTAAGCCACTTTATCTAGTTTCCCTTCTTCAAAGTCTGCAAGGGGAGAAATCAATTGTTTTCACATCATCTGTGGAGTCCACTCATAGATTATGCACCTTGCTTAAGTTTTTCGACAATTTGCAAATTGAGTTCAAGGAGTATTCTCGTCTTCAACGTCAATCTGTAAGAAGGTACTGTAGATACATACCCTTAACAACTTTAATTTAGTTCTGAGCTTTTGCAGTCAGCTGTACTGAAGATGCTTTGCATGAGCACACATGTTACTGAAGCTAACTGAAGGTAGTCATGCAAGGAGCACCTACGTTGCTGGACAATTTTGATTTACTATTGTACTGTTATAAGTTTTATTCTGCTTAATCGGTTTCCAAGGTACTATATTAGAAGTGTAAAAATCGTAGGTTTTTGTGACAAAAGGGATAGTTTTCCCTGCTCCCAAAATTATTCATCAGAGACAATCTTCATTATCAAAAAATGTATCACGAGACAGTCTTGTGTTACCATATGAGAATGTCTGCATCTCACAAGAAATCCTGTCTACCCTAATCCAAGTGGCTACTAAGAGCTGTTAATCTTTATATGTTTAGAAAAAGGGCATGTTTGGTGTTGTTCTATCTCGGTCACAACCTAAGTTTATTATGGCTTTGAACTCTGGAAATTAGATTAAGTGGAAAACTTTTCTAAAAAGAGAAAGGGAAGTAGAGAATAAAGAAACTATTTTGTCATCATACTTATACCTGTAGAAAGGTGGTGCTATGTTTATTAAGGACACATATTGTCGTGCAAGAATACCTGTGTGAATGTTGTGGTATTTCTTGTTGTTTACTCAAGTGTACTGTATTGCAATTTCATATCGCGAACTTTTTTCGTGCAGCAAGACGTTGAGCGCCTTCAGGGCAGGACAAGTGCAAGTGCTTATTTCCTCTGATGCTATGACTCGTGGAATGGATGTTGAAGGAGTTAGAAATGTCGTTAACTATGACATGCCTGCGTATATAAAAACATTTATTCATCGGGCGGGTCGAACTGCAAGAGCAGGCCAAAGTGGGTGTTGCTTTACTTTATTACGCAAAGACGAGGTATGTTTTTTAGTGATGATGAAGTGAAGGTTTTTAAGGTGATCTATTTTtgtaaaatgaatttaagttccGTCCCTGAAGGGAGCTGACATTTTTAACTTTCATTCTCTTGATAATAGGCTATTAGGCTTAACAATGACGGCCTCTGTTTAAAACAACTGCTTTCTTATCAACTTAAAAAAGACAATACCATTCTCTAACAGTAGAGTTATGACTACTTGAGCTGGTTCCCAACCATTAAATGGTCacaaaattgaaaaagaagtcTGATCTTGAAGCTTATAAGCACCATAAAATCTAAGCCGTCCTCCATTGTCAGTTTGCTCCTTCGGTCTTCATATTGTGCTCCTAACTGTCACAACAATTCACTTTTGGTGGGATAATAAGTATGATATATGAACATACTTAAAAAATATGATGTAATCTCTGACTATTAACTACATGTACCACCAGGTTTCACAACCATTTCCAAGATAATAACTTTTGGTGAAGGAGTTTGATTTGAGacatcaaatcactaaactttcttttgctttttgcaGCAAATGTTCCTATCTTTATTCGTTATTGTTTGAATATGGAATCTCTAATGCTAATTATTTCAGGTTAAGCGGTTCAAGAAGCTGTTACAAAAAGCTGACTGTGACTCTTGCCCCACCTATTCTGTTTCTTCTGAAGTTATAGAGTCATTCAACTCTGTGTATACCTCAGGTatttttcttttcccattttcaacatATTGGAAGTACTCGGCAAGAGTAGTTGTTTGGTCAATGTGGTTGTAGTTGAGAATTATGAAGAGAACACAACTCGAGATCTCATATTGGCCTTTTTGGTGAAAATAAATATTTGCACAAGTTCTGCAATTACTCTTCCGATATTCTCTGTCTTTTTAATTTAACCTCTTTTTTCCTTATCCTCAAGCTTTGGAGAAACTTAGAGAGAATGTTGAATCGGAAAAGTTTCAGAAGAGCAAGATTAGATTGAAGTCTTCAAATGTCAGAAAGAAGTGAAAAGCTGCCGCGGGGATAACTTCCATTTTCTTAACCGGTGTAGTACTGAATTGCCAAGCAAGGTATGATTACACCATAGGTGAGTATCTACATTTCGATGTTATTAtgtgattttaattttttatgaGATTGTGTTTCTCGATTCTTGCCTATGGATTATCACCACTGCTCTTGGTTCTTTTTTAGTGGATGCCGTGCAAAATGGTTAACAGAAGAAAGTGTTCCGATGTTTCTTTTTGACAGTGGTAATTTGTAAGGGGCTTTGTTGTActtttttttatctcttttcTAATGCTGTTATCTTCATCCAGACAATGTAAATACATTCAGGCTTAGTGCTATTCTTGTAATTTCTTCCTTTATGTTTAAAAAGTCACACTCTTTTAGTAACAATTGATCAAAATGTGAAGAAAGACAAATAATTCTTGCAAAACTTTTAGTATTGGATAAGCTGAAGGAGAggaaaatgaaaaatcaaataatcTTATAGTACCTTTGAGTTCTCTGATTATTTTTAGTTCCATTGACCATAAGCCACCAGTCAACTTGTAGGAGAAGACGAAGTGCATGGAAGTTTGCGCCGCTAGCTCTCATGTGGGTGGATTGGAAGGAACGAAATAAGAGAGCTTTTGAGGGTGTAGAGATGAATTTTGTGCAGTTAAGGAGTAGTAttttatcccttatttctttttggtGCACCAATAAGATTCCTTTATGTGTAGAAGAATGGGTGTCGTTCTTGGAAAACCATCTCGTTTTGTaggttttcttctttttggtatacttcttgtatGTGACCATGTTTTGCTCAAACATTTATAAAATTATtagtttatcaaaaaaaaaaaaaaagggggccGAAGGAAAGCCTTGTATGAAGAACCTTTTATGATGGTATTTTAATTATATAGTTAAACTCGAGCCTCTCTGCCTTTACTTTGGCCACTTAACGCGTAAGTTGGTAATTTATGAAGCTACCAGATTTCATTAGATCCATGTTGTTTCAATGGAAGAAGAAGCTAAGAATGTCAGTCAATTACATCTGAACTATCCGTTATTTATTTGGAAATGCCGCTAGTATGCAGAACAACGGCTGTGAAGTGGCTGTAAAGATGAGAGGTGACTCCAGCCTGTCGAGAGGATGATACCAAAGGAACAAGGACAAGGGGGTTATGGTGCTGAAACCTCGTGAACCAGACAACAAGGAAAGATGAACCTGGTGGGGGAACTAAAATCAGGGAAaaggaag is from Nicotiana tabacum cultivar K326 chromosome 18, ASM71507v2, whole genome shotgun sequence and encodes:
- the LOC107780906 gene encoding DEAD-box ATP-dependent RNA helicase 1 produces the protein MEEEKELKKEKKNIPVLPWMRNPIDITTFDQCSLDFVPFLDPRLVVALKNMSITSLFPVQLAVWQETIGPGSFERDLCINSPTGSGKTLAYALPIVQMLSTRAVKCLRALVVLPTRDLALQVKEVFSALAPAVGLSVGLAVGQSSISDEISELIKKPNVEYGICYDPEEFSYELQSAVDILVATPGRLMDHISNTDGFTLKHLCYLVVDETDRLLREAYQSWLPTVIQLTSFSIDGNFPSADDLLPCSYGSLKTIRRVGTERGFKGKAYPRLAKMVLSATLTQDPSKLAQLDLHHPLLLTTGERRYQLPEELKSFKVICQSKLKPLYLVSLLQSLQGEKSIVFTSSVESTHRLCTLLKFFDNLQIEFKEYSRLQRQSVRSKTLSAFRAGQVQVLISSDAMTRGMDVEGVRNVVNYDMPAYIKTFIHRAGRTARAGQSGCCFTLLRKDEVKRFKKLLQKADCDSCPTYSVSSEVIESFNSVYTSALEKLRENVESEKFQKSKIRLKSSNVRKK